The segment TGGGATTATCTGGAGGGTCGTCTTTCGCGTGACGAGATGCGCGAACGCGGCATTATTGCAACGCGTCAGCTTGCCAAGCGTCAGTTGACCTGGCTGCGTAGCTGGAAGGGCGTTCATCAGGTAGATTCGATGGGTGTAAATCCTTACAGTGAAACCTTGAAAATCGTGCGCCAGACCAGCACTTAGCGTAACATGAGCGGTCACGACCAGCGCCCGTGAAGCCCCCTCAAGAGGGCAACCCGGAGCACTGGCGAACATAACCATACTTACCTCGAATGAGATATTTTTTACGGAGAGTCACATGTCCAAAGGTCAATCACTCCAGGACCCGTACCTGAACATCCTGCGCAAGGAACGTATTCCGGTGTCGATCTTCCTGGTCAACGGAATCAAATTGCAGGGCCAGATCGAGTCTTTCGATCAGTTCGTTATCCTGCTGCGCAATACTGTTTCCCAGATGGTCTACAAGCACGCTATCTCGACCGTGGTCCCCTCGCGCAATGTGCGCTTGCCGGCCCAGGATCCGAGCGTGCCGTCCACAGAAA is part of the Cobetia sp. L2A1 genome and harbors:
- the hfq gene encoding RNA chaperone Hfq, yielding MSKGQSLQDPYLNILRKERIPVSIFLVNGIKLQGQIESFDQFVILLRNTVSQMVYKHAISTVVPSRNVRLPAQDPSVPSTEI